In Populus nigra chromosome 10, ddPopNigr1.1, whole genome shotgun sequence, the following proteins share a genomic window:
- the LOC133705154 gene encoding ATP sulfurylase 1, chloroplastic-like, translating to MATMSALFTKTSYPPHSLPKSFNTRFSPTLKLSFAPKIQWKRVRIQSGLIDPDGGKLVELFVEKSQKDAKKKEAISFPKVKLTMIDIQWLHVLSEGWASPLRGFMRESEFLQTLHFNSLRLENGSVVNMSVPIVLAIDDLQKQSIGESKRVALVDSDDNTVAILSDVEIYKHPKEERIARTWGTTAPGLPYVEETIAGSGNWLIGGDLEVIEPIKYHDGLDHFRLSPAELREEFTRRNADAVFAFQLRNPVHNGHALLMTDTRRRLLEMGYKNPILLLHPLGGYTKADDVPLSWRMKQHVKVLEDGVLDPETTVVSIFPSPMHYAGPTEVQWHAKARINAGANFYIVGRDPAGMSHPVEKRDLYDADHGKKVLSMAPGLERLNILPFRVAAYDKTQGKMAFFDPSRPGDFIFISGTKMRTLAKNKENPPDGFMCPGGWKVLVEYYDSLSLSNNGKVPEPVPA from the exons ATGGCTACCATGTCTGCCCTCTTCACCAAAACCTCATACCCTCCCCACTCTCTTCCAAAATCATTCAATACCCGTTTTAGCCCTACCCTCAAACTATCGTTTGCGCCCAAAATCCAATGGAAACGAGTCAGAATTCAATCCGGGTTGATCGACCCAGATGGTGGAAAACTTGTTGAACTATTCGTTGAAAAGTCGCAAAAAGATGCTAAAAAGAAAGAGGCAATTTCATTTCCTAAAGTGAAGTTAACAATGATTGATATTCAATGGCTGCATGTTTTGAGTGAAGGGTGGGCAAGTCCTCTCCGCGGATTCATGAGAGAATCCGAGTTCCTCCAAACTCTTCATTTCAACTCGCTCCGTTTGGAAAACGGGTCGGTTGTTAACATGTCGGTGCCTATTGTGCTCGCTATTGATGATTTGCAGAAGCAGAGCATTGGCGAGTCCAAGAGGGTCGCTCTTGTTGATTCAGATGACAATACTGTTGCCATCTTGAGCGA TGTAGAGATATATAAGCACCCCAAAGAAGAACGGATTGCGAGAACATGGGGAACTACTGCCCCTGGTTTACCTTACGTTGAAGAAACCATAGCTGGATCTGGAAACTGGCTGATTGGAGGGGACTTGGAGGTGATAGAACCAATCAAGTATCATGATGGTCTCGATCATTTTCGATTGTCTCCTGCAGAACTCCGTGAAGAATTCACTAGGCGCAATGCCGATGCTGTCTTTGCATTCCAGCTCAGGAATCCTGTGCACAATGGGCATGCTTTACTCATGACAGATACTCGTAGACGGCTTCTTGAGATGGGATACAAGAATCCCATCCTTTTGCTTCATCCATTGGGAGGCTACACAAAGGCAGATGATGTTCCACTTAGCTGGAGAATGAAGCAACATGTGAAG GTACTTGAGGATGGTGTTCTTGATCCAGAAACAACTGTGGTCTCAATATTCCCATCTCCCATGCACTATGCTGGTCCAACTGAGGTGCAGTGGCATGCAAAAGCTCGGATTAATGCAGGAGCTAACTTTTACATTGTCGGCAGGGATCCAGCTGGAATGAGCCATCCAGTTGAGAAAAGAGATTTATATGATGCTGATCATGGAAAGAAGGTGTTGAGTATGGCCCCTGGACTTGAGCGGTTAAACATCCTTCCTTTCAGG GTTGCTGCATATGACAAGACTCAGGGTAAAATGGCATTCTTTGATCCCTCAAGGCCCGGAGACTTCATCTTTATTTCTGGAACAAAG ATGAGAACACTTGCAAAGAACAAAGAGAACCCTCCTGATGGATTCATGTGCCCTGGTGGCTGGAAAGTGTTGGTCGAATACTATGACAGTTTGAGTCTGTCAAACAACGGCAAAGTCCCAGAACCTGTTCCAGCTTAG
- the LOC133705153 gene encoding putative calcium-transporting ATPase 13, plasma membrane-type, producing the protein MSHLLHANLACIERSLDVPATLSKPNKRWHLAFVTIYCSRTIYSLSKKPVVRKKPSKVSSSPSYTALNINLDVDHFKIHQSSLSELVKKKDLDQLENFGGIVGIASAIGTDIDGGIYGGPVDIDRRQQAFGSNTYKKPPTKGFFHFVVEAFKDLTIAILLGCAALSLGFGIKEHGLKEGWYDGGSIFVAVFLIIAVSAISNYRQNRQFDKLSKISNNIQIDVVRSGRRQEVSIFELVVGDVVCLKIGDQVPADGLFIDGHSLQIDESSMTGESDHVEINHKKNPFLVSGTKVADGYGQMLVTSVGMNTTWGEMMSHISRDTNEQTPLQARLNKLTSSIGKVGLAVAFLVLLVLLVRYFTGNTQDENGKKEFNGSKTKADDIVNAVVGIVAAAVTIIVVAIPEGLPLAVTLTLAYSMKRMMKDQAMVRKLPACETMGSATTICTDKTGTLTMNLMKVTKFWLGQESMEQSNPSPVSPYVLELIKQGVALNTTGSVYRESPESKLEFSGSPTEKAILSWAVLELNMNMEQMKQSCTILQVEAFNSQKKRSGVLSMKKWDHTIHVHWKGAAEMILAMCSSYYDASGLMKEMDDRERNTFKQIIQDMAASSLRCIAFAHKQISEDQYEDGKEDKTLKEDCLTLLGLVGIKDPCRPGVKKAVDDCQRAGVNVKMITGDNVFTARAIAIECGILKPGAENISGAVVEGEEFRNYTHEQRMEKVDKICVMARSSPFDKLLMVQCLKQKGHVVAVTGDGTNDAPALKEADIGLSMGIQGTEVAKESSDIVILDDNFASVATVLRWGRCVYNNIQKFIQFQLTVNVAALVINFVAAVSAGEVPLTAVQLLWVNLIMDTLGALALATEQPTQELMEKTPVGRTEPLITNIMWRNLLSQALYQIAILLTLQFKGESIFGVTERVNDTLIFNIFVLCQVFNEFNARKLEEKNVFKGIHMNKLFLGIIGITILLQVLMVEFLKKFADTERLNWGQWGACIGTAALSWPICWVVKCIPVPEKPIFSYLTWRK; encoded by the coding sequence AGTCTTTCAGAGCTTGTTAAGAAGAAAGATCTCGACCAACTTGAGAATTTTGGTGGCATTGTCGGTATAGCTTCTGCCATTGGAACCGACATTGACGGCGGCATCTATGGTGGTCCTGTGGACATTGATCGCCGACAGCAAGCATTTGGTTCCAACACGTATAAGAAACCGCCAACAAAGGGCTTTTTCCATTTTGTAGTGGAAGCTTTCAAAGATCTTACTATAGCCATTCTTTTAGGATGTGCAGCTCTTTCTCTTGGTTTCGGTATCAAAGAGCATGGTCTAAAGGAAGGTTGGTATGATGGTGGCAGCATTTTTGTTgctgtttttcttattattgcTGTCTCTGCTATAAGCAACTATAGACAAAATAGACAGTTTGATAAGTTGTCGAAAATCAGCAATAACATACAAATTGATGTTGTGAGAAGCGGGCGGCGGCAAGAAGTTTCGATATTTGAACTTGTTGTGGGGGATGTCGTCTGTTTAAAGATCGGAGATCAGGTTCCTGCTGATGGCTTGTTCATCGATGGACATTCCTTGCAAATAGACGAATCCAGCATGACAGGAGAGAGTGATCATGTGGaaatcaatcacaaaaaaaatccatttttggTCTCTGGCACCAAGGTGGCTGATGGCTACGGTCAAATGCTTGTTACTTCAGTTGGCATGAACACAACATGGGGAGAAATGATGAGCCATATCAGTCGTGACACAAATGAACAAACACCTTTACAAGCTAGGCTCAATAAGCTAACGTCATCAATAGGTAAGGTTGGATTGGCTGTCGCTTTTCTTGTTCTACTAGTCTTGTTGGTTCGCTACTTCACAGGGAATACGCAAGATGAGAACGGCAAAAAGGAGTTCAATGGTAGCAAGACCAAGGCTGATGATATAGTGAACGCGGTGGTGGGGATTGTGGCTGCAGCAGTGACCATAATAGTGGTTGCAATTCCTGAAGGATTGCCATTGGCAGTCACGCTTACTCTTGCTTATTCAATGAAAAGAATGATGAAAGATCAAGCAATGGTGAGGAAGCTTCCTGCCTGTGAGACTATGGGCTCTGCCACCACCATTTGTACAGACAAAACAGGCACTCTTACAATGAACCTGATGAAAGTGACAAAGTTTTGGCTTGGTCAAGAATCAATGGAGCAGAGCAATCCTTCTCCGGTTTCTCCATATGTTCTTGAATTGATAAAGCAAGGGGTTGCTTTAAATACAACTGGTAGCGTTTACAGAGAAAGTCCAGAATCCAAGCTTGAGTTCTCAGGTAGTCCCACTGAAAAAGCAATTCTTTCTTGGGCTGTCCTTGAACTGAACATGAATATGGAGCAAATGAAGCAGAGTTGTACAATTCTCCAAGTCGAAGCCTTCAATTCACAGAAGAAAAGGAGTGGAGTTTTGTCCATGAAAAAATGGGACCACACGATCCACGTTCACTGGAAAGGAGCAGCAGAGATGATCCTAGCAATGTGCTCGAGTTACTATGATGCTTCTGGATTAATGAAAGAAATGGATGACAGAGAAAGGAATACATTCAAGCAAATTATTCAAGATATGGCAGCTAGTAGCCTTCGCTGCATCGCTTTCGCACACAAACAAATATCGGAGGACCAATATGAAGATGGAAAGGAAGACAAAACGCTCAAAGAAGACTGCTTGACATTATTAGGACTTGTGGGTATCAAGGATCCATGTAGACCTGGGGTGAAGAAAGCTGTTGATGATTGCCAACGAGCTGGAGTGAACGTCAAAATGATCACTGGCGATAATGTTTTCACTGCAAGAGCCATAGCGATCGAGTGTGGAATACTCAAGCCTGGTGCGGAGAATATCAGTGGAGCTGTGGTTGAAGGGGAAGAATTCCGAAATTACACACATGAGCAAAGAATGGAGAAGGTTGATAAAATCTGTGTGATGGCAAGGTCTTCTCCTTTTGATAAACTTCTCATGGTACAGTGCCTCAAACAAAAAGGTCATGTGGTGGCAGTAACTGGTGATGGCACAAATGATGCACCGGCATTGAAGGAAGCTGATATAGGACTATCTATGGGGATTCAAGGTACTGAAGTGGCTAAAGAAAGTTCAGATATTGTCATTTTGGACGATAACTTCGCTTCTGTAGCCACAGTTTTGAGGTGGGGTAGGTGTGTCTACAACAACATACAGAAATTCATTCAGTTCCAGCTCACAGTAAATGTTGCTGCTCTTGTTATAAACTTTGTAGCAGCAGTTTCAGCAGGAGAAGTACCACTAACAGCAGTCCAGTTGTTGTGGGTGAACCTGATTATGGACACATTGGGTGCTCTGGCTCTAGCTACTGAGCAGCCCACCCAGGAGCTCATGGAAAAAACCCCTGTGGGTAGGACTGAACCTCTTATCACCAACATCATGTGGAGGAACCTCCTATCTCAAGCTTTGTATCAGATAGCAATCCTCTTGACACTTCAATTCAAGGGAGAATCCATCTTTGGAGTGACAGAAAGGGTAAATGATACTTTGATCTTCAACATTTTTGTCCTGTGCCAAGTGTTTAATGAATTCAATGCAAGGAAGCTGGAGGAGAAGAATGTTTTCAAAGGGATCCATATGAACAAGTTGTTTTTGGGAATCATTGGAATAACCATTCTCTTACAGGTGTTAATGGTagaatttttgaagaaatttgcTGACACGGAGAGGTTGAACTGGGGCCAATGGGGTGCATGTATCGGAACCGCAGCACTATCTTGGCCAATTTGTTGGGTTGTCAAGTGCATACCTGTTCCAGAGAAACCAATTTTCAGCTATCTCACTTGGAGGAAATAA